The sequence TTCATCAGTTCGCCGGCGAGCTTGTCGGTTTCGCGCGATGCCGTGCCGTTGCCGATGGCGATCAGGTCCACATGGTGTTGCTTGCACAGCACCGCCAGGCGTGCGATCGACTGATCCCACTGGTTGCGCGGTTCATGCGGATAGATGGCTTCGGTGGCCAGCACCTTGCCGGTGGCATCGACCACGGCCACCTTCACGCCGGTGCGAATACCCGGATCCAGGCCCATCACTGACTTCGCGCCTGCAGGCGCAGCCAGCATGAGGTCCTTGAGGTTTTCGCCGAACACGCGGATCGCTTCGTCTTCGGCACCTTCGCGCACGCGGCCGAACAGATCCAGCGTCAGATGCAGATGCAGCTTCACGCGCCAGGTCAGGCGCACGGTTTCGCGCAGCCACGTATCGGCGGCACGACCGCGATCGAGGATGCCCGCGTGGGCCGCAACGCGACCTTCGCCTTCGATGTGACCCTGCTCGGCCTCGACGGTCGGTGCCAGCTCGAGTTCGATGATGCCTTCGTTGCGCGCACGCATCAGTGCGAGCAGGCGATGCGAAGGAATCTTGCCGATCGATTCCATGTGATCGAAATAGTCGCGGAACTTCGCGCCTTCATTTTCCTTGCCTTCGACCACCTTGGCGCGAATCTGGCCCTTGTCCCACAGCCAGTCGCGCAGCTCGCCCACGAGGTGCGCATCTTCGGCGATGGATTCCATCAGGATGGCGCGCGCGCCATCGAGCGCGGCGCGTACGTCGGCCACGCCCTTCTCCGCATCGATGAACTGTTCGGCAAAGGCTTCCGGCGACTGCGTGGGATCTTCGCGCAGGCCCGTGGCCAGCGGCTCAAGGCCGGCTTCGCGCGCGATCTGCGCCTTGGTGCGACGCTTGGGCTTGTACGGCAGGTACAAGTCTTCCAGGCGTGCCTTGGTATCCGCGCCGAGGATGTCGTTCTTCAGCGCATCGGTCATCTTGCCCTGCTCGTCGATGCTGGCGAGGATCGCGCTGCGGCGCTCCTCCAGCTCGCGCAGGTAACGCAAGCGCTCTTCCAGCAAACGCAGCTGCGTATCGTCGAGTCCACCGGTCGCTTCCTTACGGTAGCGGGCAATGAACGGGACGGTCGCGCCGCCATCGAGCAAATCTACGGCCGCCTGCACTTGTTCCGGCTTGGCAGCGATGTCCTGGGCAATACGATGTTCGATGCTGAGCATGATTCTCTTGCTGGTCTGCTGGGAATACTCCCACGGGCCTCAAGGCGGCCTGGGGGAAGGGGGATGATAGCGGGTTGGGACGGGCGTGGAATCCCACCGGCCGTCATGCCCGCGCAGGCGGTCAACCGGTGGCGACAAACTGAAGCGAGACACTGGGTTTCAAGGCCCGATGCATGGGACGCAGAGGTGCCCTTCAGGCACTGAACGTGCCGCCACCTTGCGAATCCTGCGGCTTGTCCTGCTGCACCGTCGCTTGCCCTTCCGGACGACCATTCACCACCAGCGTCTGCGCCAGCAGATCGTGCAGGCCCTGCTTGCGCTCAGTCCACGCCACCATGAGAAAACCGATGCAGAACGTGAACGCGCTGATGACCTTGCCGAAATAGCGCGCGGTGGCGCGCAGGAAACTCAGGCGCTTGCCATCCATGTCCGTGACACGAATACCCAGTGCACGCTTGCCCACCGTTCCCTGCCAGGACGAACTTTCAAGCACGGCGAAGTACAGCCACGCGAGCACGGTTTCGACCATCAGCGCCGGCATGATGCTGTCGAAATAGGTCTGCAAGGCATGGAGCGCCAGTTGCGGATCGCTGGCCGCCGCCTGGCTCGCCTGCATATAGACGGCATACGCTTCATTGGCGCCCATCAGGCCGCCAATGATCATGTTGGGAATCCACAGCACCAGCACGTCGAGGATATAGGCGCCGACGCGCTTCCAGAATCCCGCGTACGTCATGAGCGCGGCACGCGGTTGTGCGGCGGTTGCCCACGAGGATGCGTGGTCGGCAGGCGGAACCGGCGGCGGCGTGAATGCCGGTGCTGCATCGGGAAGATCTTGCGGATACAGGCTCGACAGCGGCTTCCAGTCGCTCATGCCGTCGTACCAGCCCAGGTCGGCGGGACTTACTTCGCCGCTGCGCAGCCACTGGCGCACGTCGCTTTCCTGGTAAGGACCATGACGCTCGCCATCCCGACCGATCCACACTTCCATCGTTGCTGCTCCAGGAGGGTAAGGGCGCATGATTACATTGATGTGCGACCCGACGTAAGGCACGAAGGGTGGCTTGCGCGCGCTTTCACGCCGCGCCGGGCGCGACACGTCACGCGGCGTCGCGCCGCTTCAGGTGCACCAGCAGCAATGAAATGGCCGCCGGCGTGACGCCGCTGATGCGTGACGCCTGGCCAATGGTCTCAGGCAGCGAACGCTTGAGCTTGAGCGTCACTTCCGCGGAAAGCCCGCGCACGCGGTCGTAGTCGAAATCCTGCGGAATGCGCGTGGTCTCGTGACGACGCTGGCGCTCGATCTCCTCGCGCTGGCGCTCCAGATAACCGGCGTACTTGGTCTGCACTTCCACCTGCGCGGCGACGTCCACATCATCGACGGCGGGCCCGAGCTCCGGCACGGACATCAGCTTGCCGTAGTCCAGTTCCGGACGGCGCAGCAGATCCAGCGCATTCGTCTCACGACTGACCGCGATGCCCAGCTGGCGCTCCACGGCCGCGCCAAGAAGATTGTTCGGCGCCGCCCACAGCGTGCCCAGTCGCTGCACTTCCTGCGTCACGGCATCGCGCTTGCGCCGCAGCGCATCGAAGCGCGCCTGCGGCACGACGCCGAGTTGGTGTCCGGTTTCGGTCAGGCGCAGGTCGGCATTGTCTTCACGCAAGTGCAGGCGATATTCCGCGCGCGAAGTGAACATGCGGTACGGCTCGATCGTGCCATTGCTGGTGAGATCGTCGATCAGCACGCCGATGTAGGCTTCGTCGCGTCGTGGATACCACGGCGCCTTGCCCTGCACGTTGAGCGCAGCATTGAGCCCCGCCACCACGCCTTGCGCACCGGCTTCTTCATAGCCGGTGGTGCCGTTGATCTGCCCGGCAAAGAACAAACCCGGCAGCGCCTTGGTTTCCAGCCACGGATGCAGGCCGCGGGGATCGAAGTAGTCGTACTCGATGGCGTAGCCCGGCCGCGTGATGTGCGCGATCTCGAAGCCCTTGATCGAATGCACCAGGTCCAGCTGCACGTCGTACGGCAGCGAGGTGGAAATGCCGTTCGGATAAATCTCGAATGTATCCAGGCCCTCGGGTTCGATGAAAATCTGATGCGAGGATTTCTCCGCGAAACGCACCACTTTGTCCTCGATGGACGGGCAGTAGCGCGGACCCACGCCTTCGATCTGGCCGGTGTACAGCGGCGAACGGTCGAGTGCGCCGCGAATGACCTCGTGCGTGCGCTCGGTGGTGTGCGTGATCCAGCAGCTGACCTGGCGCGGATGGTCAGCGCGTGAACCGAGGTAGGAGAACACCGGAGCGGGGTTGTCGCCGGGCTGCTCTTCCAGGCCTTCGAAGTTGATGCTGCGCAGGTCGATGCGCGGTGGCGTGCCCGTCTTCAGGCGGTCGGCGGCCACCGGCAGCTCGCGCAGCTTCTGCGCCAGGGCACTGGCTGGCGGATCGCCCGCGCGACCGCCCGCGTACTGCGCCGGGCCGATATGAATCTTGCCGGCCAGGAATGTGCCTGCCGTCAGCACGACGGCGCGCGCGCGGAAGCTCACGCCCATCTGGGTGACGACGCCTGTCACGCGACCATGCTCAAGGATGAGGTCGTCCACGGCCTGCTGGAACAGCTCCAGGTTCGGCTGGGTCTCGACGATACGGCGGATGGCGGCCTTGTAGAGGCTGCGGTCGGCCTGGCAGCGCGTCGCGCGCACGGCCGGCCCCTTGGAGGCGTTCAGCGTGCGCCACTGGATGCCGGCGCGGTCAGCTGCCTGCGCCATGGCACCGCCGAGGGCGTCGATCTCCTTCACCAGGTGACCCTTGCCGATGCCGCCGATGGCTGGATTGCAGCTCATCTGGCCAATCGTCTCGATGTTGTGGCTCAGCAGCAGGGTGCGCGCGCCGGTGCGGGCAGCCGCAAGGGCCGCTTCGGTGCCGGCGTGGCCGCCGCCGATGACGATGACGTCGTAATGGGTGGGGTGGAACATGGCGAAGACTGCCTTGGCGGCGCAAAAAGTGACCAAATGGGGCGCTATGGTAACCCGGTCAGTATCTTAGCGCTGACTAGGAAATCTCTGGCACGCTTCCTGCTTGGATGTGAACGCACTTTCACGGGCAGACGCTGCGCGAAACAAGACGCGCGCCGAGATCGGACTGACAGGGGTCTGATTGCGTGCCGGGAGAGGAAGCAAGACGGCGCCCAGTGGGCGCCGTCGTTTTTTTGGGGCTTCCAAATGAGATCTGGCGCCCGGCGGTCTCAGGAACAGGGGGAATCCAGGATGACCGTGTTGCCGGGCGCCAGAAACTTGACTGGCTGCGGGCAGCGTCGCTGCGCCGTCGTGGGGCTGATATTTACCCTTTTACCGTGAACACGGGGTGACTAAAACGGAAATTTGTGCCGGTTTTTGGCGCCTCCTGACGCTCAGCGTCATTCGGTGATCTACGCCCATTTCGTGCGTGATCTGCATCACATTCGTGGCACAGCTGTTGCTTTCCCTTCCCTGCTGGGTTGTTGAGCCGAAAGGGCTCGGGGGAAAGAGACATGAACATGCGTCTGGATTTTGAACCGCTGTACCCGCACCACGATCTGCTGATCGAAATTGGCCGCGTTGAAATGGCCATGGAACATCTGGACGAGCGCGCCGAAGACGAACGCCGTGCGCTGCGCCCGCGCCTGGAACTGCGCATGCATCGCCTGCGCGATGCGCTGGAACACCTGCCGGCCTGACCGGCACGGATCGCAAGCCGCCCGGGTGACCCGTTCGCAAGAGCGGGCAACACCCGGGGCGATCAGCGAACCTTCCCTCTGCTAAGCGATCAATCGCGCAGCATGCTCTGCACGATTTCCGTCAGGTTGCGCGACAGCCCCGGCTGCGCTGCCATCTGCTCGACGGCCGCGCGCGCCCGCTCGCGACGCACCGGTTCCAGTCGCCGCCAACCGTTGAACGCCGTCGCCAGTCGCGCGGCCACCTGCGGATTAAGCACGTCCAGCTGCACCAGGCGTTCGGCGAGCAGGCGGTAGCCCGCGCCATCGGCCTGGTGGAAACCCACCGGATTGCTGCGTGCCCACGCGCCGAACAGCGCATTGACGCGATTGGGATTCTTCAGCGTGAACGAGGGATCGCGTTCCAGCTCCTGCACGCGCACCAGCGACGCCGCACCCTGGCGCTGCGTCTGCACGTTGAACCATTTGTCGAGCGCCAGCGGGTTGTCGGCGTAGCGCTCGCGGAAATGCGTCAATGCAGCGGCTGCCTGCGGCGCGTCGGTGCGCACCAGCACGGACAAGGCGGCCAGGCGGTCGGTCATGCTCGGCGCGTTGTCGTACTGCAGCGTGGCCAGCACGTGGCCACGCGATGCATCGAGCAACGACAGCAGTTCGAGCACACGCCGCTTGAGGCGACGACGGGCCTGGCTCGCGGCGTCGAGATCCGCCGTGGTTTCGCCGGCCAGCGCGGTGTAGCGCGCTTCAAGCGCGTCACGGCCTATGCGTTCGGCCAGCGCCTGCTGCAAGGCCCTGCGCGCCGCATGGATCAGGTCGGGATCGACTTCGCGCTCGCGCTCGGCCAGCTCGATTTCACCCGGCGGCGTCATCAGTTCAGCCAGCAGGGCATCGTCCACCGCCGTGTCATCGAACAGCGCTGCGAGCGCATCGCACCAGGCGCTGACGGCATCACCCGACGTGCCCTGGCGCAGTGCTTCGTACGCCGCCACGGCCAGCTGCTGGCCCGCTTCCCAGCGATTGAAGCCATCGACGTCATGGCGCAGCAGCAGCGCGAGATCGCCGGGCGAGGACTGGCTTTCCAGGATCACCGGCGCCGAAAATCCGCGCAGCAGCGATGGCACCGGCTCCGAGGCCACGTCGCGGAACACGAACTGCTGTTCACCCTTGTCGACGATGACCACCAGCTCGGTCTCGCCCGCCGTATAGCCGTCCAAATGCAACGGCAGCAGATGGCCATCGCGATGGAACAGCGCCAGCTTCACCGGAATCGGCAAAGCTTGCGTTTCGGGCTGATTCGGCGTGGCGATCGTGTGCTGCGACAAGGTCAGCGTGTACTCGCGCTTGCCGGCATCAAAACTCCCGCGCGCCTTCAGGCGCGGCGTGCCCGACTGCGCATACCAGGAAAGGTAGGGCGACAAATCGACGCCGTTGGCCTCGCCCAGCGCGCCGAGGAAATCCTCCAGCGTGGCGGCGCGGCCATCGTTGCGCGCGAAGTAACGATCCATGCCACGGCGAAAACCTTCCGTGCCAAGGCGCCCGGACACCATGCGCACCAGTTCCGCACCCTTCTCGTACACGGTCGCGGTATAGAAGTTGTTGATCTCGCTGTACTGCGCCGGGCGCACCGGATGTGCCAACGGGCCCGCATCTTCCGGGAACTGCGCGCGACGAAGCAGCGAGACGTCCTCAATGCGCTTGAGCGGCGCGGAATTCATGTCTTGCGAAAACTGCTGCTCGCGGAAAACAGTCAGGCCTTCCTTCAGTGACAACTGGAACCAGTCGCGGCAGGTCACGCGATTGCCGCTCCAGTTGTGGAAATACTCGTGCGCCACGACGGCTTCCACGGCGCGGTACTCGTCGTCCGTGGTGGAGTCCGGATCGGCCAGCAAATACTTCGCGTTGAAGATGTTGAGGCCCTTGTTCTCCATCGCGCCCATGTTGAAGTCATGGGTGGCGACGACATGGAACACGTCCAGATCGTAATTCCGGCCGTAGGCTTCCTCGTCCCAGCGCATCGAACGTTCCAGCGCGTCCATCGCGTAGTGGCAGCGATCGATCACGTTGGCTTCGGACCAGATCACCAGCTTCACCGGGCGCTGGTCGGCAGTGACGTAATCCCGCTCGATCTTCTCCAGGCGGCCGGCGACCAGCGCGAACAGATAGCTCGGCTTCGGATGCGGATCGACAAAGCGCGCCCAGTGACGACCACCTTCCAGTTCGCCGGCGCCATCCGGATTGCCGCCGGCCAGCAATACCGGGAAGCGCGTCTTGTCGGCGCGCAGCGTCACCGTGTAGCTGGCGAGCACATCCGGGCGATCCGGGAAAAAGGTGATGTGGCGGAATCCCTCCGCTTCGCACTGCGTCAGCAGGAAGCCGGCCTCGCGCGATCCGGACAGATACAGTCCTTCCAGCGCGGTATTGGCGGCCGGATGCGTGCGCACGCGCGTTTCCAGCACGCTGCCGTCTTTCACGCCCTCGACTTCCAGCGCGCTGTCCACCAGCCGGAACTGGCCGGGCTCCAGCGCCACCCCGTCCAGGCTGATCGACAGCAGGTCCAGCCCTTCGCCGTCCAGTCGCAGCGTCTCGTCCTGCGCCGGGTCACGGCGCAGATGCAGGCGTGACGTCACCTCGCTGCTGTCGATATCGAGGTCGAACACCAGTTCGACGCGCTCGACGCGCCAGGCGGGGGCGCGGTAGTCACTGAGGCGGATGGGGGCGGTGGACTGCTCGGAAACCGTGTTCATGACGATCGCAGGGGGAATGAGGGGATAGATCAGGCTAACATGCGGGGCTTTAATGGCAGGACAAGACCATGGTCGCCTTCCGGGCTGAGCGAACCACCGTCGGGCCCCATGAAATCGCCGTCCTGCACGACGATGCGAACGGCCGAAAGGTCCGCATTGCCCGCCGCGGCGCCACCGTCATGTCGATCGAGCAAGCCTGGCAAGGCACCTCATTCGACCTCGCCGACGGCTACCGCGACGCTGCCGAGCTCGACAGCCGCCCCAGCTCCCGCTTCGCCGTCATGGTCCCCTTTGCCAACCGCATCGCCGATGCGCGCTACACGTTTGATGGCACCGAATACGACCTGCAACCGGGCGTCGAAGGCGACCAGCGCGCAGCACGCCATGGTTTCGTCCGTGGCGTCGATTTCGACCTGACCGAACGGCATGCCGACGAAGCCGGCGCGCGCGTCACCTTCACCACCCAGGCCATCCGCCCGGGCGTGCATCCGGGCTATCCCTTTGCCATCGACCTCACGGTCACCTACGTGCTCAACGCGCAAGGCCTTGAGGTGCGGGCGCGCATGCACAACGTCGGCGAACAGGCCGCGCCGTGCTTCTTCGGTTGGCATCCGTATTTCCGTCTTGGCGAGACGCCGATCGAACAGCTGGAGCTGAAGATTCCCGCGCGCCAAGTCGTGCGCACGGATGCCCAGTACATCCCGCTCGAAGGCGATGCCGCGCGCGCGCCGCTGGAGCGCGAGGCCGGGCTGGATTTCCGTAGCTACAAGATCATCGGCGCGCAGGAACTCAACCACGCCTGGGCCGACCTCGTCCCCGATGCCGATGGCCGCGCGCGCACCTGGCTGCGCGATCCGGCCAACGGCCTCGCCATCGCGCTCTGGCAGGCATCCGGCGTCATGCTTGGCTTCACCGCCGACACCGTCACGCGCGACGTGCGCGGCTCGGTCGCGCTGGAGCCCATGGAGAGCTGGTCCAACGCCTTCAATCGCGCCGACTGCGCGCAAGCCATTCGCCTGGAAGCCGGCGAAGCCCGTACCTACCGTTGTGGAGTGGAGATCGTCCTGCCATGAGTGTCGCCTTGCCCCGAATCGATGCCATCCGTGATGCCGCCGCGCGCATCGCACCGCACGCGGTGGTCACGCCCGTGATGCGTAACGCGCGCCTGGACGCGCTGGCCGGCGCGCAGCTGTTTTTCAAGTGCGAAAACCTGCAGCGCGGCGGTGCCTTCAAGTTTCGCGGCGCCTGCAATGCGGTGTGGTCGCTGAGCGACGACGAAGCCGCGCGCGGCGTGGTCACGCACTCGTCCGGCAACCACGGCAATGCACTGGCCATTGCCGCCTCCACGCGCGGCATTCCCGCGCACGTCGTCGTGCCCGAGGGCGCGGTGAAGGCCAAGCTCGAAGCCATCGAGCAGGCCGGGGCGGTGCTCCATCGTTGTGCTCCCAACACCCCTGCCCGCGAAGCCGCTGCCGCCGAAGTCCAGCGCCAGACCGGCGCCGACCTCGTGCATCCGTACGCCGACACGCGCGTCATGGCCGGGCAGGGCACGCTCGTTCTCGAACTGCTCAACCAGGCGGGCGATCTGGACATCATCGTGACGCCGGTCGGCGGTGGCGGCCTGGCCGCTGGCTGCGCCATTGCCGCGCACGCGCTGGATTCTTCCATCCAGATGATCGCCGCCGAACCCGAAGGTGCCGACGATGCCGCCCAGTCGCTGGCACAGGGCTCGCGCATCGCGGGCATCACCGCCAACACCATCTGCGACGGCCTGCGCACGCTGATCGGCGAATCCAACTTCGAAGCCCTGCAGCAGCACGGCACCCAGGTGGTGACGGTGTCCGACGACGAAGTCGTTGCCGCCATGAAAACCCTCTGGCGCGAACTCAAGCTGGTGATCGAGCCGTCCAGTGCAACGGTGTTCGCCGCCGTGCTGAAGCGCCCGGAACAGTTCGCCGGCAAGCGCGTCGGCCTGGTGCTGACCGGCGGCAACGTGGATCTGGAAGCCCTGCCGTTCTGATCGAACGGCGCCGCCACGACTCCGGCGTTTCGCTGCCAGCGATTCGCCAGAGTCGTGCGCTAGGTTGCGCCGTCTCCCATGGCGGCAAGGAACCTTCGTGTCATTTCAAGGAAGAAGGGCGCTGGCGCTGATTGTCGCGGGCTTGCTGGCCTGCATCGGCCCGGCGAGTGCGGCAACGACCTGTCCACTGCTTCGCGCCCACTACCACCTGTCCGCCAACCCGCACTTCACGCTGTCCTTCACGCGGTTGCCGAAGAGCGACGCCGTGATGACGGACGTCGCGCTCAAGCTCACGCCGCCGGCAGGCCCCAGCTACTGGTACTTCTTCGATGGAGGATCAGCGCGCTACGTCAACATGATCTCGACCACCGACCCCGCCGCACCGGGTTGGCACATCGAACCGGACCGCGGCGACCGCCGCAGCCGGCCGCTGGGGGAGATGCATTACTACGCGTGGTCCGGCAACTATCGCTTCGACGAGAGCATGCCCAAAACGAGTACGCCGGCGCCGCAGCACATCTTCCTGCCCGATCTGGCGGAGATCATGTGGTACGCCGCCAACCCGCGGATCAGCGTGCCCTACGGCGTGTTCGAATTCGACGGCTGCGCGCCGCGCCAGGCCTTCCGCCACACGCGCACGCCGCTCACCGCCACCAGCCCCAGCACGATGAACGCCATGCCGACGTACTCCGTCGGCCCCGGCTGCTCGCCCAGGATCATCCACGCCAGCACCACGCTGACGATCGGCACGCCCAGGCTCGACAAACTGGCGATGGCCGTCGACAGGCGCTGCAGCACGAACAGCCACATGCCCCAGGCCAGGCTCGACGCCAGCAGCACGCTGTAAGCGAGCCCGCCAATCAGGCCCCAGGTCCATTCGATCGGGCGCTGCGGGATGCACACCGCCAGCACGCACAAGGCCAGCGAACCGAAGGCCATCTGCCACGCGGTGAGATTGAGAGGGGAGGGGCGGTGCTCGATGAACATCTTCTTGCTCAGCACCGTGCCCATGGCCCAGCAGAACCCGGCGACCATGGCCAGCAAGGTGCTGGTGCTCGAACCCAGCCCGCGCCACGGTTCGATGATGCAGATCAGGCCCACGGCCGCGAAGGCAAGTCCGATCCAGTGGCGCCGCGTCGGCCGCTCGCCGAGGATGGCCCACGCCAGCAGCACCGCCCAGAACGGCATGGTGTAGGCAAGCAGGGCGATGCGCCCGGCGCCACCGGACACGAGCGCAAGCTGCCCCAGGCCCTGGAAAAAAGCGGTCTGGCTCATGCCGATCAGGAAGGTCAGGCCCAGCGGCGGCGGCTTCAGCGGCTGGCGCATTGCCATCAGGGCGATGAACAGCACCACCGAGCCCAGGACGTAGCGGATCGCCGAAAACTGAAACGGCCCGGCGTGCTGCAGCACCTGCTTCATCACGATCCAGCTGTAGGCCCAGATCAGGATGGTCGCGATCATGGCGATCACGGCGCTGCGTTGTGAGGAGGAAGAGGACATCGGGCCGGACAACCTTCGAAGCAGGTAAGCGTACTCACGTACGCCCGGGAGGGGCGAGCAAGCGGGGCGACAGTTTCGTCGCAAGCTATTTCGTTTGGAAGTCCAGTCTTCGTTTCTGCTTAGGACCAATCGCCCCAAGCGCAGCGCAGCAACGAAATCTTTTGCTTTGCATTTTGCGTCGTGATAACAAAAGCGCGCACCAGCATCGACCTTATGGGGGGCCTGATGATCGAGCTGGAGTTTCAGATCCTGTCGGATCGTCGCGAGGGATTGCTCGTTGACCTTGGACGCCTGGTCGTTGCCAGCGGGTATACCCTGCTGCGGCAGCGCCTGTCCCAGGACCAAAGGGGAACGTGGCTGACCATGCGCGTGCGTGGTCCGGCCGAACATCAGTCGTCGCTGGAAGAGGGGCTCGCCACGCATGCCCGCGTGCGCAGCTTCGAAACCGCGCTGGCCGGGGTGGGCCATGCCCCAACCCCGCCGCTCGTTACTCCGGCGCCCGTGGCGACACCCGCGCCGGTGCCCGCGCCGGCCGCCGGATCGCCGGATTTGCCTGCCGACGTCCGCCAGGTCGAAGCCGTGCTGCCGCAACTGGCGCGTGACTATCCCAAGGTCTACCCGTGGCTGCTCACGCTCGAGCACGCCGTCGCCGACCCGGCGCGCAAGCCCTCGCTGTTGCTGGCGGGCCAGCGCACCGGCACGTGGATCTACAAGCGCGACTACGCCATGGGGGCCAAGCTGCCCCTGGTCGACGCCATCAAGCGCATTGCCTTGCCGGCCCTGCGTGAACTGGTGGCGGCCGAGTGCCGCGACGGCCAGTTCCACATCCAGAACAGTCCCTTGTGCCCGCCCGGTGGCCACACCGGCTGCCACTTCTTCGCCGGCTACCTGGAAGGCGTGTTGAACGGCGCCATGGGCAGGCACGATGTCGAGGTGCATCGCCTGCATTGCCGCAGCGATGGCGCGCCGGCCTGCGTCATCGACGTATCCGATTAAGCCTTGCCGCCCGAACGCAGCGCGCAGCGCGCCGCGCGCCGCGCCGTCGTACCCCAACGTGCATTTTTCCGTCGTCCCACAGGGAGGTCGTGCCATGCCTGATCACCAGACGTTCAACCTGACTTTGGTCGTGCTGTCGTACGTGGTTTCCGTGCTCGGATCCTTCACCGCGCTGCAACTGGCGGTAGCCATCCCCGAGGCGCAGTCGACGCGCCAACGCTTCGGCGCCATCGTGGCCGCTGGCGCCGTCATGGGCGTGGGCGCGATCTGGGCAATGCATTTCATCGGGATGCTCGCCTGCGACATGGGCATGCCGGTGACCTACGAACTGAGCATGACGATCATGTCCGCCGTGATCGCCTTCGTGTCCTGTTCGCTCGGTTTTGGCATTGCCAGCAGTGGCACCTTCGGCTGGGGCAAGTTGTTCGTCGGTGGCCTGTTCATGGGCCTGGGCGTCACCGGCATGCATTACCTGGGCATGGCCGCGATGATGATGGGCGCCTTCCTCAGCTACGACATGAACATCGTGATGATCTCCATGCTCATCGCCGTCGTCGCGTCGATCGCCGCCTTATGGCTGGCCTTCAACATGCGTGGCCCGGTACAGATGGTGGGTAGTGCTCTCGTCATGGGTGTCGCCGTCTGCGGCATGCATTACACCGGCATGGCCGCGGTCAGCATGGACGACAACGGCAGCCAGTTGCCCACGCACTTCGCCGATGGCATCCGCGGCGACCACCTGGGCGAGACGATCTTCGTCCTCGTGCTGGGCATGCTGATCGTCATCCTCGGCGTACTGAGCGTGCGGCAGCGCCGCCGCGCCGCGCTGAGCATCTGAGCGCATCGGCGGAGGGTGTAAGGTGTGCGCGCCTTGCCCCTCACGCCGAGCCCGACATGCCAGCCAAGCCGCTTACCCGTTGTCCCTGGGCTACCGACAGCTCCGACGCCATGCAGCACTACCACGACACCGAGTGGGGTGTGCCGCTGCACGATGACCAGGGGCTGTTCGAATTCATGGTGCTCGAAGGGGCGCAGGCCGGCTTGTCGTGGAGCACGGTGCTGGCCAAGCGCGAGCGCTATCGCGAAGTGTTCCATCAGTTCGACATCGCGCGCGTCGCGGCGATGAAGGACAAAGAGCTGGAGAAGCTGCTGCAGGACCCGGGCATTATCCGCAACCGGCTCAAAGTCAGCTCGGCGCGCGATAACGCCACCATCGCGCTCGAAGTCATCGAGGAACACGGCAGCCTGGATAGGTACCTGTGGTCCTTCGTCGGCGGCAAGCCCATCGTCAACCACTGGAAGACTTCCAACCAGGTGCCGGCGACCACCGCCGTGTCCGATCTGATGAGCAAAACGCTGCGCAAGCGCGGCTTCCGCTTCGTCGGCTCCACCATCTGCTACGCCTTCATGCAAGCTACGGGCATGGTCAACGACC comes from Dyella terrae and encodes:
- a CDS encoding 4-vinyl reductase; protein product: MIELEFQILSDRREGLLVDLGRLVVASGYTLLRQRLSQDQRGTWLTMRVRGPAEHQSSLEEGLATHARVRSFETALAGVGHAPTPPLVTPAPVATPAPVPAPAAGSPDLPADVRQVEAVLPQLARDYPKVYPWLLTLEHAVADPARKPSLLLAGQRTGTWIYKRDYAMGAKLPLVDAIKRIALPALRELVAAECRDGQFHIQNSPLCPPGGHTGCHFFAGYLEGVLNGAMGRHDVEVHRLHCRSDGAPACVIDVSD
- a CDS encoding pyridoxal-phosphate dependent enzyme, with the protein product MSVALPRIDAIRDAAARIAPHAVVTPVMRNARLDALAGAQLFFKCENLQRGGAFKFRGACNAVWSLSDDEAARGVVTHSSGNHGNALAIAASTRGIPAHVVVPEGAVKAKLEAIEQAGAVLHRCAPNTPAREAAAAEVQRQTGADLVHPYADTRVMAGQGTLVLELLNQAGDLDIIVTPVGGGGLAAGCAIAAHALDSSIQMIAAEPEGADDAAQSLAQGSRIAGITANTICDGLRTLIGESNFEALQQHGTQVVTVSDDEVVAAMKTLWRELKLVIEPSSATVFAAVLKRPEQFAGKRVGLVLTGGNVDLEALPF
- a CDS encoding aldose 1-epimerase encodes the protein MVAFRAERTTVGPHEIAVLHDDANGRKVRIARRGATVMSIEQAWQGTSFDLADGYRDAAELDSRPSSRFAVMVPFANRIADARYTFDGTEYDLQPGVEGDQRAARHGFVRGVDFDLTERHADEAGARVTFTTQAIRPGVHPGYPFAIDLTVTYVLNAQGLEVRARMHNVGEQAAPCFFGWHPYFRLGETPIEQLELKIPARQVVRTDAQYIPLEGDAARAPLEREAGLDFRSYKIIGAQELNHAWADLVPDADGRARTWLRDPANGLAIALWQASGVMLGFTADTVTRDVRGSVALEPMESWSNAFNRADCAQAIRLEAGEARTYRCGVEIVLP
- the pepN gene encoding aminopeptidase N; this translates as MNTVSEQSTAPIRLSDYRAPAWRVERVELVFDLDIDSSEVTSRLHLRRDPAQDETLRLDGEGLDLLSISLDGVALEPGQFRLVDSALEVEGVKDGSVLETRVRTHPAANTALEGLYLSGSREAGFLLTQCEAEGFRHITFFPDRPDVLASYTVTLRADKTRFPVLLAGGNPDGAGELEGGRHWARFVDPHPKPSYLFALVAGRLEKIERDYVTADQRPVKLVIWSEANVIDRCHYAMDALERSMRWDEEAYGRNYDLDVFHVVATHDFNMGAMENKGLNIFNAKYLLADPDSTTDDEYRAVEAVVAHEYFHNWSGNRVTCRDWFQLSLKEGLTVFREQQFSQDMNSAPLKRIEDVSLLRRAQFPEDAGPLAHPVRPAQYSEINNFYTATVYEKGAELVRMVSGRLGTEGFRRGMDRYFARNDGRAATLEDFLGALGEANGVDLSPYLSWYAQSGTPRLKARGSFDAGKREYTLTLSQHTIATPNQPETQALPIPVKLALFHRDGHLLPLHLDGYTAGETELVVIVDKGEQQFVFRDVASEPVPSLLRGFSAPVILESQSSPGDLALLLRHDVDGFNRWEAGQQLAVAAYEALRQGTSGDAVSAWCDALAALFDDTAVDDALLAELMTPPGEIELAEREREVDPDLIHAARRALQQALAERIGRDALEARYTALAGETTADLDAASQARRRLKRRVLELLSLLDASRGHVLATLQYDNAPSMTDRLAALSVLVRTDAPQAAAALTHFRERYADNPLALDKWFNVQTQRQGAASLVRVQELERDPSFTLKNPNRVNALFGAWARSNPVGFHQADGAGYRLLAERLVQLDVLNPQVAARLATAFNGWRRLEPVRRERARAAVEQMAAQPGLSRNLTEIVQSMLRD
- a CDS encoding DMT family transporter; the protein is MSSSSSQRSAVIAMIATILIWAYSWIVMKQVLQHAGPFQFSAIRYVLGSVVLFIALMAMRQPLKPPPLGLTFLIGMSQTAFFQGLGQLALVSGGAGRIALLAYTMPFWAVLLAWAILGERPTRRHWIGLAFAAVGLICIIEPWRGLGSSTSTLLAMVAGFCWAMGTVLSKKMFIEHRPSPLNLTAWQMAFGSLALCVLAVCIPQRPIEWTWGLIGGLAYSVLLASSLAWGMWLFVLQRLSTAIASLSSLGVPIVSVVLAWMILGEQPGPTEYVGMAFIVLGLVAVSGVRVWRKAWRGAQPSNSNTP